The following are from one region of the Nicotiana tomentosiformis chromosome 7, ASM39032v3, whole genome shotgun sequence genome:
- the LOC117273855 gene encoding uncharacterized protein — MAKCKVISQFMGDWRMEFNRLADYADIIKQTNPGSSCWIRTDSETIPGKNLFVYFYLCLDALKRGWLEGCRRIIGIDDCFLRGICKGELLVAVGRNGNNQIFSIAWAGLVPTIRELLSMAEHRMCARHIWSNWSKNWRGGEWRKQFWRCAKASYEVKFKEELEAMNKLGYKICENLLKYDKECWCRTYFREDSKCDVIENNMCGTFNSWIVGPRHKSVITMLEEIRHKIMNRTIKMRRFVETWVTDIAPMARMILEENKALSRRCKVMWNAEHGFEVDEGVYKFFVDFRTMTCTCRSWMLKSIPCQHTVCAFYDREIGPDDYVIHWYRKETFLKAYQHFIQPIPNMKMWSDSTNPSIEPSEPKPMPVRPKRCRRKAKDEPKKKHGKLSKKGVKMTCSNYQQTGHNKSGCRKGHLPRSANQQSQNMPPPPPRSSQEIPSQQSNPSSICEDISIAKRQSNNQSTGIGRGRGRGRGHGLCRGKGRGTTLGGGSANAATI; from the exons ATGGCTAAGTGTAAGGTGATAAGTCAATTCATGGGTGACTGGAGGATGGAATTTAACAGACTTGCTGATTATGCTGATATTATTAAGCAAACAAATCCTGGTAGTTCATGCTGGATCAGAACAGATAGTGAGACTATTCCTGGCAAGAATCTGTTTGTCTATTTCTATCTATGTTTAGATGCTTTGAAAAGAGGATGGTTAGAAGGGTGCAGAAGGATTATAGGAATTGATGACTGTTTTCTAAGGGGAATCTGCAAGGGTGAGTTACTTGTTGCAGTTGGTAGAAATGGGAACAATCAAATATTTTCTATTGCATGGGCT GGACTAGTACCAACTATAAGGGAATTACTATCAATGGCAGAACACAGAATGTGTGCTAGACACATTTGGTCTAACTGGTCCAAGAACTGGAGAGGTGGAGAATGGAGGAAACAATTCTGGAGATGTGCCAAAGCATCTTATGAAGTAAAATTCAAGGAAGAACTGGAAGCAATGAATAAGCTTGGTTATAAGATATGTGAAAACTTGTTGAAGTATGATAAAGAGTGTTGGTGTAGGACATACTTTAGAGAAGATTCAAAGTGTGATGTCATTGAGAATAACATGTGTGGAACATTCAATTCTTGGATAGTAGGTCCTAGGCACAAGTCTGTTATAACTATGTTGGAAGAAATTAGACATAAAATCATGAATAGGACCATTAAAATGAGGAGGTTTGTTGAGACTTGGGTTACTGATATTGCACCAATGGCTAGGATGATACTGGAAGAGAACAAAGCCCTTTCTAGGAGGTGTAAGGTTATGTGGAATGCAGAACATGGGTTTGAAGTTGATGAAGGTGTGTACAAATTCTTTGTTGATTTTAGGACCATGACATGTACTTGTAGATCATGGATGTTGAAGAGCATTCCATGTCAACATACAGTATGTGCATTCTATGATAGAGAAATAGGCCCAGATGATTATGTTATCCACTGGTATAGGAAGGAAACTTTCCTTAAAGCTTACCAGCATTTCATTCAACCAATCCCCAACATGAAGATGTGGTCGGATTCAACAAATCCATCTATAGAGCCTTCGGAACCTAAACCTATGCCAGTTAGACCAAAGAGATGTAGGAGAAAAGCCAAGGATGAACCAAAAAAAAAGCATGGTAAACTATCAAAGAAAGGGGTAAAGATGACTTGTTCAAACTACCAACAAACAGGACACAACAAATCTGGATGCAGGAAAGGG CATCTTCCAAGAAGTGCTAATCAACAAAGTCAAAATATGCCACCACCTCCACCAAGATCATCACAGGAAATACCATCTCAACAAAGCAATCCATCCTCTATATGTGAGGATATAAGTATTGCCAAAAGACAAAGCAACAATCAATCAACTGGGATTggtagaggaagaggaagaggaagaggccaTGGACTATGTAGGGGAAAAGGAAGAGGAACTACACTAGGAGGAGGCTCGGCTAATGCAGCAACCATTTGA